In Blattabacterium cuenoti, the following proteins share a genomic window:
- the sufC gene encoding Fe-S cluster assembly ATPase SufC, with translation MLIIKNLHVSIGEKKVIKGINLNISPGEIHVIMGPNGSGKSTLASVIAGKKEYKIIEGNIYFLNKTLTKFSPEKRAHLGIFLSFQNPIEIQGMPIINFMKTSINAIRKARGKENMPVKEMIKKIKEKSYFLNLEKDFIYRSLNDGFSGGEKKRNEIFQMMMLNPLFSILDEVDSGLDIDAIRIVSKVIDYFKEKNHSILVITHYKRLLDNINSNYIMHILYDGKIIQSGNRELAEKLEKEGYDWIKKLTRVK, from the coding sequence ATGTTGATTATAAAAAATTTACATGTTTCTATAGGAGAAAAAAAAGTTATTAAAGGAATTAATTTGAATATTTCTCCTGGAGAAATTCATGTTATTATGGGACCTAATGGTTCTGGTAAAAGTACTCTTGCTTCTGTTATTGCTGGAAAAAAAGAATATAAAATTATTGAAGGAAATATTTATTTTTTAAATAAAACTTTAACAAAGTTTTCTCCAGAAAAACGTGCTCATTTAGGAATATTTCTTTCCTTCCAAAATCCTATAGAAATACAAGGAATGCCTATTATTAATTTTATGAAAACATCTATTAATGCTATTAGAAAAGCAAGAGGAAAGGAAAATATGCCTGTTAAAGAAATGATTAAAAAAATTAAAGAAAAATCTTATTTTTTGAATTTAGAAAAAGATTTTATTTATCGTTCTTTAAATGATGGATTTTCAGGTGGAGAAAAAAAACGTAATGAAATATTTCAAATGATGATGTTAAACCCATTATTTTCTATTTTGGATGAAGTCGATTCAGGTTTAGATATAGATGCTATACGGATAGTATCCAAAGTAATTGATTATTTTAAAGAAAAAAATCATTCTATTTTGGTTATAACTCATTATAAGAGATTATTAGATAATATTAATTCAAATTACATCATGCATATTTTATATGATGGAAAGATTATTCAATCTGGAAATCGTGAATTAGCTGAAAAATTGGAAAAAGAAGGGTATGATTGGATAAAAAAATTAACTAGAGTTAAATAA
- a CDS encoding DUF192 domain-containing protein, producing the protein MSRVYTLLPAIILFILIFSSENIYYNNDNFFSDIGNSLNVEFIRDGDLYFIDRNSVIKKIEIEIAKKDSEKINGLKFRSSIKEDTGMLFLLRDQEEYKIINIKGVRKFLDIIYIDEYNTIIFIDKNVNPIKEMEIPDLYPSIVKYVLEINAGMAEKWKIKEGFRVNYFLDKKNI; encoded by the coding sequence ATGAGTAGAGTGTATACTTTATTACCAGCAATTATTTTATTTATTTTAATATTTTCTTCTGAAAATATCTATTATAATAATGATAATTTTTTTTCAGATATTGGAAATTCACTAAATGTAGAATTTATTAGAGATGGAGATTTATATTTTATAGATAGAAATTCTGTTATAAAGAAAATAGAAATAGAAATAGCTAAAAAAGATTCTGAAAAAATAAATGGATTAAAATTTAGATCTTCTATTAAAGAAGATACAGGGATGTTATTTTTATTAAGAGATCAGGAAGAATATAAAATAATAAATATTAAAGGTGTTAGAAAATTTTTAGATATTATTTATATTGATGAATATAATACTATTATCTTTATAGATAAGAATGTTAATCCTATAAAAGAAATGGAAATTCCGGATTTATATCCTTCAATAGTAAAATATGTTTTAGAAATTAACGCTGGAATGGCAGAAAAATGGAAAATAAAAGAAGGATTTAGGGTAAACTATTTCTTAGATAAGAAGAATATTTAA
- the sufB gene encoding Fe-S cluster assembly protein SufB — MKKNNDILDIFSNSEYKYGFYTSIESEKIPVGLNEEVIHKITEKKDEPKWMLNWRLESFKIWKKMKPPKWANIKYKIPDFQGISYYSSIKKKIDFNNIENIDPELIETFKKLGITIPSKGDISSIATDIVLDSVSLTTTFQEKLEEKGIIFCSISEALKKCPDIIKKYLGTVVSKEDNFYSALNSAVFSDGSFCYIPKGVRCPMELSTYFRINEDKTGQFERTLIIADEGSYLSYLEGCTAPQRKENQLHAAVVEIIALKNSEVKYSTVQNWYPGSKSGEGGIFNFVTKRGLCEDYAKISWIQVETGSSITWKYPSCILKGDFSVGEFYSLAMTKDFQQADTGTKMIHIGKNSKSIIISKGISSGNAQNNYRGLVKITNTAINSRNFSQCDSLLIGDYCGAHTFPYIHVYNTNSQIEHEATTSKIGEDQIFYCNQRGIDTDKAISLIVNGFSNEIIKKLPMEFAVEAQKLLEISLEGSVG; from the coding sequence ATGAAAAAAAATAACGATATACTCGATATATTTAGTAATTCTGAATATAAATATGGTTTTTATACTTCTATAGAATCTGAGAAAATTCCAGTAGGGTTAAATGAAGAAGTTATTCATAAAATAACAGAAAAAAAAGATGAACCTAAATGGATGTTAAACTGGAGGCTAGAGTCATTTAAGATATGGAAAAAAATGAAACCTCCAAAATGGGCAAATATAAAGTATAAAATACCAGATTTTCAGGGAATAAGTTATTATTCCTCTATTAAAAAAAAGATAGATTTTAATAATATAGAAAATATTGATCCAGAATTAATAGAAACATTTAAAAAATTAGGAATTACTATCCCTAGTAAAGGGGACATTTCTAGCATAGCAACAGATATTGTATTAGATTCTGTTTCTTTGACTACTACTTTTCAAGAAAAATTAGAAGAAAAAGGTATTATATTCTGTTCTATTAGTGAAGCATTAAAAAAGTGTCCAGATATAATTAAAAAATATTTAGGAACCGTTGTTTCAAAGGAAGATAATTTTTATTCTGCTCTTAATTCCGCAGTATTTTCTGATGGATCCTTTTGTTATATTCCAAAAGGGGTACGTTGTCCCATGGAACTATCAACGTATTTTCGCATTAATGAAGATAAAACTGGGCAATTTGAAAGAACTTTAATTATTGCAGATGAGGGGTCTTATCTTAGTTATTTAGAAGGATGTACTGCTCCTCAAAGAAAAGAAAATCAATTACATGCAGCAGTAGTAGAAATTATAGCACTAAAAAATTCAGAAGTAAAATACTCTACTGTACAGAATTGGTATCCTGGAAGTAAAAGTGGAGAGGGTGGGATATTTAACTTTGTTACGAAGCGTGGATTGTGTGAAGATTATGCTAAAATATCTTGGATACAAGTAGAAACAGGTTCTTCAATTACTTGGAAATATCCTTCTTGTATTTTGAAAGGTGACTTTTCTGTAGGTGAATTTTATTCTTTAGCTATGACTAAGGATTTTCAACAAGCAGACACTGGGACAAAAATGATACATATAGGAAAAAATAGTAAAAGTATTATTATATCAAAAGGAATTTCATCTGGAAATGCACAAAACAATTATAGAGGATTGGTTAAAATAACAAATACAGCAATTAATTCAAGAAATTTTTCACAATGTGATTCATTATTAATAGGAGACTATTGTGGTGCACATACTTTTCCATATATACATGTGTATAATACAAATTCTCAAATAGAACATGAAGCTACTACCTCAAAAATAGGAGAAGATCAAATTTTTTATTGTAATCAAAGAGGGATTGACACAGATAAAGCGATTTCTTTAATAGTCAATGGATTTAGTAATGAAATTATAAAAAAGCTTCCTATGGAATTTGCTGTAGAAGCACAAAAATTGTTAGAAATCTCTTTAGAAGGGTCTGTTGGATAA
- a CDS encoding HesB/IscA family protein — MVFISEKAEKKLLSIMKEEGLSQDISFIRFGVKNGGCSGVSYELSFDKEKKKEDKFFQQEKIKILIDKNSFPYLEGITLEYSDGLNGKGFYFKNPKAKHTCGCGKSFSL; from the coding sequence ATGGTTTTTATATCTGAAAAAGCTGAAAAAAAACTTCTTTCTATCATGAAAGAAGAAGGGTTATCTCAAGATATTTCTTTTATTAGATTTGGAGTTAAAAATGGAGGATGTTCTGGGGTTTCTTATGAACTCTCTTTTGATAAAGAAAAGAAAAAAGAAGATAAATTTTTTCAACAAGAAAAAATAAAAATTTTAATAGATAAAAATAGTTTTCCGTATTTAGAAGGAATTACCTTAGAATACTCAGATGGATTAAATGGGAAAGGTTTTTATTTTAAAAATCCTAAAGCTAAACATACCTGTGGTTGCGGAAAAAGTTTTTCGTTATAA